A genomic region of Scomber japonicus isolate fScoJap1 chromosome 5, fScoJap1.pri, whole genome shotgun sequence contains the following coding sequences:
- the ppip5k1b gene encoding inositol hexakisphosphate and diphosphoinositol-pentakisphosphate kinase 1 isoform X2, with protein sequence MSEPCNGLTPGEGTGQGQGQRDTPRFLVGCEDDEQHLGQTEASMKNEMFREEELEDDDDESPSERQIVVGICAMMKKSNSKPMTQILERLCKFDYITVVIFPEEVILEEPVEKWPLCDCLISFHSKGFPLDKAVEYAKLRNPLLINDLNMQYFIQDRREVYRILQEEGIDLPRYAVLNRDPDKPEECNLVEAEDHVEVNGEVFPKPFVEKPVCAEDHNVYIYYPTSAGGGSQRLFRKIGSRSSVYSPESSVRKTGSYIYEEFMPTDGTDVKVYTVGPDYAHAEARKSPALDGKVERDSEGKEIRYPVMLTAMEKLVARKVCMAFKQTVCGFDLLRANGHSFVCDVNGFSFVKNSMKYYDDCAKVLGNMVMRELAPQFHIPWSIPMEAEDIPIVPTTSGTMMELRCVIAIIRHGDRTPKQKMKMEVRHPLFFDLFEKYGGYKSGKLKLKKPKQLQEVLDIARLLLVELGQHNDCEIEEKKSKLEQLKTVLEMYGHFSGINRKVQLTYLRHGQPKASSEEEDSKKDSPSLLLVLKWGGELTPAGRVQAEELGRAFRCMYPGGQGDYAGFPGCGLLRLHSTYRHDLKIYASDEGRVQMTAAAFAKGLLALEGELTPILVQMVKSANMNGLLDSDSDSLTDCQQKVKARLHDIMQKDQEFTQEDYQKLAPTGSPSLVNSMNILQNPVKTCDKVYALIQNLNAQIRKRLEDPKSSDLQLYHSETLELMLQRWSKLERDFRNKNGRYDISKIPDIYDCIKYDTQHNASLGLEETLELFRLSRALADIIIPQEYGISRAEKLDIAQAYCVPLMKKIQLDLQRTHEDEAVNKLHPLYSRGVMSPGRHVRTRLYFTSESHVHSLLSVFRYGGLLDEEKDQQWKQAMDYLSAVSELNYMTQIVIMLYEDNNKDPSSEERFHVELHFSPGVKGCEDEENVPLGFGFRPASSENQDKKPNQGSLEDLSQDQTDQALNISEPINIQRRSPMIRNRKTGSMEVLSETSPTQSSKGSTSHRLFPSCSRQSPEIKPASGLAFPYTGSLCSGLFSASALGVSCSAPNLRDYVRTHHHHRKPPLSPGSVPIGMFELFSMPAVKRFSVSFARHPTNGFEGCSMVPSIYPLETLHNSLSLKQVDEFLNTMCESSSEAHAKTMKALSGLFDSQSQTSLYSPQQPLSSSGSETSLRPPSQPLWHGSIPSSAVSSAGPSSPITESSGLNFSFNTGGDADTGERSQHSDI encoded by the exons CCATCGGAGCGACAGATTGTGGTCGGCATATGCGCCATGATGAAGAAGTCAAATTCCAAGCCCATGACTCAGATCCTGGAGCGGCTTTGTAAGTTTGACTACATCACCGTGGTCATCTTCCCGGAGGAGGTGATCCTGGAGGAGCCGGTGGAAAAATGGCCTCTCTGCGACTGCCTCATCTCCTTCCACTCCAAAG gtttCCCTTTGGACAAAGCTGTGGAGTATGCAAAACTCAGGAATCCACTGCTCATCAACGACCTCAACATGCAGTATTTCATACAGGACAG GAGGGAAGTGTACCGTATCCTACAGGAAGAGGGCATTGACCTACCTCGTTATGCTGTGTTAAACCGAGACCCCGACAAACCTGAAG AGTGTAACCTGGTGGAGGCGGAGGACCATGTTGAGGTGAACGGGGAAGTGTTCCCTAAACCTTTTGTTGAGAAACCTGTGTGTGCTGAGGACCACAATGTGTACATCTATTACCCGACATCTGCTGGCGGAGGCAGCCAGAGACTCTTCAGAAAG ATTGGAAGTCGGAGCAGTGTGTACTCCCCAGAAAGCAGCGTACGAAAGACTGGATCCTACATCTACGAGGAGTTCATGCCCACAGATGGTACAGATGTGAAG GTTTACACTGTGGGTCCAGACTACGCTCATGCAGAGGCACGGAAGTCTCCTGCGCTGGACGGGAAGGTAGAGAGAGATAGCGAAGGGAAGGAGATCCGATACCCTGTCATGCTCACCGCCATGGAGAAACTAGTGGCCCGTAAGGTCTGCATGGCCTTCAAG CAAACAGTTTGTGGGTTTGACCTGCTCAGAGCCAACGGACACTCCTTCGTCTGTGACGTCAACGGCTTCAGTTTTGTCAAAAACTCCATGAAATATTACGATGACTGTGCCAAAGTCCTGGG GAACATGGTGATGAGAGAGTTAGCCCCACAGTTTCACATCCCCTGGTCCATCCCGATGGAAGCTGAAGATATCCCCATTGTCCCGACAACCTCAGGAACCAT GATGGAGCTGCGCTGTGTTATCGCCATCATCCGCCATGGAGACCGCACACCAAAGCAAAAGATGAAGATGGAAGTCCGACATCCTCT ATTCTTTGACTTGTTTGAGAAGTATGGAGGCTACAAATCAGGAAAACTAAAGCTGAAGAAGCCAAAACAGTTACAG GAAGTGCTGGATATCGCCCGCCTGCTGCTGGTCGAACTCGGCCAGCACAACGACTGTGAGATCGAGGAGAAGAAGTCTAAACTGGAGCAACTCAAGACTGTCCTGGAGAT GTACGGCCATTTCTCAGGTATCAACAGGAAAGTCCAGCTGACCTACCTGCGTCACGGCCAACCTAAAGCCTCCAGTGAAGAAGaag ACTCTAAGAAGGACAGCCCATCTCTGCTGCTGGTCCTGAAGTGGGGCGGAGAGCTAACACCTGCAGGCCGGGTTCAGGCTGAGGAGCTGGGCAGGGCCTTTCGCTGCATGTACCCTGGAGGTCAAG GTGACTACGCTGGCTTTCCTGGTTGTGGCCTCCTGCGCCTGCACAGCACTTACCGTCATGACCTAAAGATCTACGCCTCAGACGAAGGCAGGGTGCAGATGACAGCCGCTGCTTTTGCCAAG GGACTGCTGGCTCTCGAAGGGGAACTGACTCCAATCCTGGTCCAGATGGTGAAGAGTGCAAACATGAATGGACTGCTGGACAGTgacagtgactctctgaccgaCTGCCAACAGAAGGTGAAGGCCAGACTGCATGATATCATGCAGAAGGACCAGGAGTTTACACAGGAGGACTATCAGAAG TTGGCCCCCACTGGCAGCCCATCGCTGGTGAACTCCATGAACATCCTACAGAACCCCGTCAAGACCTGTGACAAAGTGTACGCACTCATTCAAAACCTCAACGCACAAATCCGAAAGAGACTGGAGGACCCCAAGTCTTCAG ATCTGCAGCTCTACCACAGTGAGACGTTGGAACTAATGTTGCAGCGCTGGTCCAAACTGGAAAGAGATTTCCGTAATAAGAATGGCCGCTACGACATCAGCAAGATCCCAGATATCTATGATTGTATCAAATATGACACACAGCACAATGCCTCGCTTGGTCTGGAGGAAACgctggagctgttcagactgtCACGAGCCCTGGCTGACATCATCATACCACAG GAGTATGGCATCAGCAGAGCGGAAAAACTGGACATCGCTCAGGCGTACTGTGTTCCTCTGATGAAGAAAATCCAGCTGGACCTGCAGAGGACTCATGAGGATGAAGCCGTTAACAAGCTGCATCCCCT ATATTCTCGAGGTGTGATGTCTCCCGGTCGTCATGTCCGCACACGTCTCTACTTCACCAGCGAGAGCCACGTTCACTCCCTGCTCAGTGTTTTCCGCTACGGAGGACTGCTGGAT GAGGAGAAGGACCAGCAGTGGAAACAGGCCATGGACTACCTGAGTGCTGTGTCTGAACTCAATTACATGACGCAGATTGTCATCATGCTGTATGAAGACAACAATAAG GATCCTTCTTCAGAGGAGCGTTTTCATGTGGAGCTCCACTTCAGTCCGGGAGTCAAAGGATGTGAAGATGAGGAAAATGTACCTCTCGGCTTCGGCTTCCGCCCAGCCTcctcagag AATCAAGACAAAAAGCCCAATCAGGGCAGTCTGGAGGACCTCTCCCAGGACCAAACAGACCAGGCACTTAATATCTCTGAGCCCATCAACATCCAACGGAGGTCACCCATGATCCGCAACCGCAAGACCGGCTCCATGGAG GTCCTCTCTGAGACCTCTCCCACCCAGTCATCCAAAGGCTCCACATCCCACCGACTCTTCCCCTCGTGTTCGCGCCAGTCTCCTGAGATCAAACCAGCCAGTGGTCTAG CTTTTCCTTACACAGGCTCGCTCTGCTCTGGCCTCTTCAGTGCCTCCGCCCTCGGGGTGTCCTGTAGCGCCCCCAACCTGCGAGACTACGTCCGCACGCACCACCACCATCGAAAACCACCCCTGTCCCCCGGCAGTGTGCCGATTGGCATGTTTG AGCTGTTCTCTATGCCGGCAGTAAAGAGATTTTCTGTGTCGTTTGCCAGGCATCCGACTAATG GTTTTGAAGGCTGCTCCATGGTGCCCTCTATCTACCCGCTGGAGACGCTGCACAACTCGCTCTCGCTGAAGCAGGTGGACGAGTTCCTCAACACCATGTgtgagagcagcagtgaggcCCACGCCAAGACCATGAAAG CACTGTCCGGCCTGTTCGACTCTCAGAGCCAGACGTCTCTCTACAGCCCACAGCagcctctgtcctcctctggaTCTGAGACGTCTCTTCGCCCGCCGAGCCAGCCCCTATGGC aCGGCAGCATCCCCTCCAGTGCTGTATCCAGTGCGGGCCCCTCGTCTCCGATCACAGAGAGCTCTGGACTGAACTTCAGCTTCA ACACTGGAGGAGATGCTGATACTGGAGAGAGAAGCCAGCATTCAGACATTTaa
- the ppip5k1b gene encoding inositol hexakisphosphate and diphosphoinositol-pentakisphosphate kinase 2 isoform X3: MSEPCNGLTPGEGTGQGQGQRDTPRFLVGCEDDEQHLGQTEASMKNEMFREEELEDDDDESPSERQIVVGICAMMKKSNSKPMTQILERLCKFDYITVVIFPEEVILEEPVEKWPLCDCLISFHSKGFPLDKAVEYAKLRNPLLINDLNMQYFIQDRREVYRILQEEGIDLPRYAVLNRDPDKPEECNLVEAEDHVEVNGEVFPKPFVEKPVCAEDHNVYIYYPTSAGGGSQRLFRKIGSRSSVYSPESSVRKTGSYIYEEFMPTDGTDVKVYTVGPDYAHAEARKSPALDGKVERDSEGKEIRYPVMLTAMEKLVARKVCMAFKQTVCGFDLLRANGHSFVCDVNGFSFVKNSMKYYDDCAKVLGNMVMRELAPQFHIPWSIPMEAEDIPIVPTTSGTMMELRCVIAIIRHGDRTPKQKMKMEVRHPLFFDLFEKYGGYKSGKLKLKKPKQLQEVLDIARLLLVELGQHNDCEIEEKKSKLEQLKTVLEMYGHFSGINRKVQLTYLRHGQPKASSEEEDSKKDSPSLLLVLKWGGELTPAGRVQAEELGRAFRCMYPGGQGDYAGFPGCGLLRLHSTYRHDLKIYASDEGRVQMTAAAFAKGLLALEGELTPILVQMVKSANMNGLLDSDSDSLTDCQQKVKARLHDIMQKDQEFTQEDYQKLAPTGSPSLVNSMNILQNPVKTCDKVYALIQNLNAQIRKRLEDPKSSDLQLYHSETLELMLQRWSKLERDFRNKNGRYDISKIPDIYDCIKYDTQHNASLGLEETLELFRLSRALADIIIPQEYGISRAEKLDIAQAYCVPLMKKIQLDLQRTHEDEAVNKLHPLYSRGVMSPGRHVRTRLYFTSESHVHSLLSVFRYGGLLDEEKDQQWKQAMDYLSAVSELNYMTQIVIMLYEDNNKDPSSEERFHVELHFSPGVKGCEDEENVPLGFGFRPASSENQDKKPNQGSLEDLSQDQTDQALNISEPINIQRRSPMIRNRKTGSMEVLSETSPTQSSKGSTSHRLFPSCSRQSPEIKPASGLGGHLFSAFPYTGSLCSGLFSASALGVSCSAPNLRDYVRTHHHHRKPPLSPGSVPIGMFGFEGCSMVPSIYPLETLHNSLSLKQVDEFLNTMCESSSEAHAKTMKALSGLFDSQSQTSLYSPQQPLSSSGSETSLRPPSQPLWHGSIPSSAVSSAGPSSPITESSGLNFSFNTGGDADTGERSQHSDI; the protein is encoded by the exons CCATCGGAGCGACAGATTGTGGTCGGCATATGCGCCATGATGAAGAAGTCAAATTCCAAGCCCATGACTCAGATCCTGGAGCGGCTTTGTAAGTTTGACTACATCACCGTGGTCATCTTCCCGGAGGAGGTGATCCTGGAGGAGCCGGTGGAAAAATGGCCTCTCTGCGACTGCCTCATCTCCTTCCACTCCAAAG gtttCCCTTTGGACAAAGCTGTGGAGTATGCAAAACTCAGGAATCCACTGCTCATCAACGACCTCAACATGCAGTATTTCATACAGGACAG GAGGGAAGTGTACCGTATCCTACAGGAAGAGGGCATTGACCTACCTCGTTATGCTGTGTTAAACCGAGACCCCGACAAACCTGAAG AGTGTAACCTGGTGGAGGCGGAGGACCATGTTGAGGTGAACGGGGAAGTGTTCCCTAAACCTTTTGTTGAGAAACCTGTGTGTGCTGAGGACCACAATGTGTACATCTATTACCCGACATCTGCTGGCGGAGGCAGCCAGAGACTCTTCAGAAAG ATTGGAAGTCGGAGCAGTGTGTACTCCCCAGAAAGCAGCGTACGAAAGACTGGATCCTACATCTACGAGGAGTTCATGCCCACAGATGGTACAGATGTGAAG GTTTACACTGTGGGTCCAGACTACGCTCATGCAGAGGCACGGAAGTCTCCTGCGCTGGACGGGAAGGTAGAGAGAGATAGCGAAGGGAAGGAGATCCGATACCCTGTCATGCTCACCGCCATGGAGAAACTAGTGGCCCGTAAGGTCTGCATGGCCTTCAAG CAAACAGTTTGTGGGTTTGACCTGCTCAGAGCCAACGGACACTCCTTCGTCTGTGACGTCAACGGCTTCAGTTTTGTCAAAAACTCCATGAAATATTACGATGACTGTGCCAAAGTCCTGGG GAACATGGTGATGAGAGAGTTAGCCCCACAGTTTCACATCCCCTGGTCCATCCCGATGGAAGCTGAAGATATCCCCATTGTCCCGACAACCTCAGGAACCAT GATGGAGCTGCGCTGTGTTATCGCCATCATCCGCCATGGAGACCGCACACCAAAGCAAAAGATGAAGATGGAAGTCCGACATCCTCT ATTCTTTGACTTGTTTGAGAAGTATGGAGGCTACAAATCAGGAAAACTAAAGCTGAAGAAGCCAAAACAGTTACAG GAAGTGCTGGATATCGCCCGCCTGCTGCTGGTCGAACTCGGCCAGCACAACGACTGTGAGATCGAGGAGAAGAAGTCTAAACTGGAGCAACTCAAGACTGTCCTGGAGAT GTACGGCCATTTCTCAGGTATCAACAGGAAAGTCCAGCTGACCTACCTGCGTCACGGCCAACCTAAAGCCTCCAGTGAAGAAGaag ACTCTAAGAAGGACAGCCCATCTCTGCTGCTGGTCCTGAAGTGGGGCGGAGAGCTAACACCTGCAGGCCGGGTTCAGGCTGAGGAGCTGGGCAGGGCCTTTCGCTGCATGTACCCTGGAGGTCAAG GTGACTACGCTGGCTTTCCTGGTTGTGGCCTCCTGCGCCTGCACAGCACTTACCGTCATGACCTAAAGATCTACGCCTCAGACGAAGGCAGGGTGCAGATGACAGCCGCTGCTTTTGCCAAG GGACTGCTGGCTCTCGAAGGGGAACTGACTCCAATCCTGGTCCAGATGGTGAAGAGTGCAAACATGAATGGACTGCTGGACAGTgacagtgactctctgaccgaCTGCCAACAGAAGGTGAAGGCCAGACTGCATGATATCATGCAGAAGGACCAGGAGTTTACACAGGAGGACTATCAGAAG TTGGCCCCCACTGGCAGCCCATCGCTGGTGAACTCCATGAACATCCTACAGAACCCCGTCAAGACCTGTGACAAAGTGTACGCACTCATTCAAAACCTCAACGCACAAATCCGAAAGAGACTGGAGGACCCCAAGTCTTCAG ATCTGCAGCTCTACCACAGTGAGACGTTGGAACTAATGTTGCAGCGCTGGTCCAAACTGGAAAGAGATTTCCGTAATAAGAATGGCCGCTACGACATCAGCAAGATCCCAGATATCTATGATTGTATCAAATATGACACACAGCACAATGCCTCGCTTGGTCTGGAGGAAACgctggagctgttcagactgtCACGAGCCCTGGCTGACATCATCATACCACAG GAGTATGGCATCAGCAGAGCGGAAAAACTGGACATCGCTCAGGCGTACTGTGTTCCTCTGATGAAGAAAATCCAGCTGGACCTGCAGAGGACTCATGAGGATGAAGCCGTTAACAAGCTGCATCCCCT ATATTCTCGAGGTGTGATGTCTCCCGGTCGTCATGTCCGCACACGTCTCTACTTCACCAGCGAGAGCCACGTTCACTCCCTGCTCAGTGTTTTCCGCTACGGAGGACTGCTGGAT GAGGAGAAGGACCAGCAGTGGAAACAGGCCATGGACTACCTGAGTGCTGTGTCTGAACTCAATTACATGACGCAGATTGTCATCATGCTGTATGAAGACAACAATAAG GATCCTTCTTCAGAGGAGCGTTTTCATGTGGAGCTCCACTTCAGTCCGGGAGTCAAAGGATGTGAAGATGAGGAAAATGTACCTCTCGGCTTCGGCTTCCGCCCAGCCTcctcagag AATCAAGACAAAAAGCCCAATCAGGGCAGTCTGGAGGACCTCTCCCAGGACCAAACAGACCAGGCACTTAATATCTCTGAGCCCATCAACATCCAACGGAGGTCACCCATGATCCGCAACCGCAAGACCGGCTCCATGGAG GTCCTCTCTGAGACCTCTCCCACCCAGTCATCCAAAGGCTCCACATCCCACCGACTCTTCCCCTCGTGTTCGCGCCAGTCTCCTGAGATCAAACCAGCCAGTGGTCTAGGTGGGCACCTcttctctg CTTTTCCTTACACAGGCTCGCTCTGCTCTGGCCTCTTCAGTGCCTCCGCCCTCGGGGTGTCCTGTAGCGCCCCCAACCTGCGAGACTACGTCCGCACGCACCACCACCATCGAAAACCACCCCTGTCCCCCGGCAGTGTGCCGATTGGCATGTTTG GTTTTGAAGGCTGCTCCATGGTGCCCTCTATCTACCCGCTGGAGACGCTGCACAACTCGCTCTCGCTGAAGCAGGTGGACGAGTTCCTCAACACCATGTgtgagagcagcagtgaggcCCACGCCAAGACCATGAAAG CACTGTCCGGCCTGTTCGACTCTCAGAGCCAGACGTCTCTCTACAGCCCACAGCagcctctgtcctcctctggaTCTGAGACGTCTCTTCGCCCGCCGAGCCAGCCCCTATGGC aCGGCAGCATCCCCTCCAGTGCTGTATCCAGTGCGGGCCCCTCGTCTCCGATCACAGAGAGCTCTGGACTGAACTTCAGCTTCA ACACTGGAGGAGATGCTGATACTGGAGAGAGAAGCCAGCATTCAGACATTTaa
- the ppip5k1b gene encoding inositol hexakisphosphate and diphosphoinositol-pentakisphosphate kinase 1 isoform X1: protein MSEPCNGLTPGEGTGQGQGQRDTPRFLVGCEDDEQHLGQTEASMKNEMFREEELEDDDDESPSERQIVVGICAMMKKSNSKPMTQILERLCKFDYITVVIFPEEVILEEPVEKWPLCDCLISFHSKGFPLDKAVEYAKLRNPLLINDLNMQYFIQDRREVYRILQEEGIDLPRYAVLNRDPDKPEECNLVEAEDHVEVNGEVFPKPFVEKPVCAEDHNVYIYYPTSAGGGSQRLFRKIGSRSSVYSPESSVRKTGSYIYEEFMPTDGTDVKVYTVGPDYAHAEARKSPALDGKVERDSEGKEIRYPVMLTAMEKLVARKVCMAFKQTVCGFDLLRANGHSFVCDVNGFSFVKNSMKYYDDCAKVLGNMVMRELAPQFHIPWSIPMEAEDIPIVPTTSGTMMELRCVIAIIRHGDRTPKQKMKMEVRHPLFFDLFEKYGGYKSGKLKLKKPKQLQEVLDIARLLLVELGQHNDCEIEEKKSKLEQLKTVLEMYGHFSGINRKVQLTYLRHGQPKASSEEEDSKKDSPSLLLVLKWGGELTPAGRVQAEELGRAFRCMYPGGQGDYAGFPGCGLLRLHSTYRHDLKIYASDEGRVQMTAAAFAKGLLALEGELTPILVQMVKSANMNGLLDSDSDSLTDCQQKVKARLHDIMQKDQEFTQEDYQKLAPTGSPSLVNSMNILQNPVKTCDKVYALIQNLNAQIRKRLEDPKSSDLQLYHSETLELMLQRWSKLERDFRNKNGRYDISKIPDIYDCIKYDTQHNASLGLEETLELFRLSRALADIIIPQEYGISRAEKLDIAQAYCVPLMKKIQLDLQRTHEDEAVNKLHPLYSRGVMSPGRHVRTRLYFTSESHVHSLLSVFRYGGLLDEEKDQQWKQAMDYLSAVSELNYMTQIVIMLYEDNNKDPSSEERFHVELHFSPGVKGCEDEENVPLGFGFRPASSENQDKKPNQGSLEDLSQDQTDQALNISEPINIQRRSPMIRNRKTGSMEVLSETSPTQSSKGSTSHRLFPSCSRQSPEIKPASGLGGHLFSAFPYTGSLCSGLFSASALGVSCSAPNLRDYVRTHHHHRKPPLSPGSVPIGMFELFSMPAVKRFSVSFARHPTNGFEGCSMVPSIYPLETLHNSLSLKQVDEFLNTMCESSSEAHAKTMKALSGLFDSQSQTSLYSPQQPLSSSGSETSLRPPSQPLWHGSIPSSAVSSAGPSSPITESSGLNFSFNTGGDADTGERSQHSDI from the exons CCATCGGAGCGACAGATTGTGGTCGGCATATGCGCCATGATGAAGAAGTCAAATTCCAAGCCCATGACTCAGATCCTGGAGCGGCTTTGTAAGTTTGACTACATCACCGTGGTCATCTTCCCGGAGGAGGTGATCCTGGAGGAGCCGGTGGAAAAATGGCCTCTCTGCGACTGCCTCATCTCCTTCCACTCCAAAG gtttCCCTTTGGACAAAGCTGTGGAGTATGCAAAACTCAGGAATCCACTGCTCATCAACGACCTCAACATGCAGTATTTCATACAGGACAG GAGGGAAGTGTACCGTATCCTACAGGAAGAGGGCATTGACCTACCTCGTTATGCTGTGTTAAACCGAGACCCCGACAAACCTGAAG AGTGTAACCTGGTGGAGGCGGAGGACCATGTTGAGGTGAACGGGGAAGTGTTCCCTAAACCTTTTGTTGAGAAACCTGTGTGTGCTGAGGACCACAATGTGTACATCTATTACCCGACATCTGCTGGCGGAGGCAGCCAGAGACTCTTCAGAAAG ATTGGAAGTCGGAGCAGTGTGTACTCCCCAGAAAGCAGCGTACGAAAGACTGGATCCTACATCTACGAGGAGTTCATGCCCACAGATGGTACAGATGTGAAG GTTTACACTGTGGGTCCAGACTACGCTCATGCAGAGGCACGGAAGTCTCCTGCGCTGGACGGGAAGGTAGAGAGAGATAGCGAAGGGAAGGAGATCCGATACCCTGTCATGCTCACCGCCATGGAGAAACTAGTGGCCCGTAAGGTCTGCATGGCCTTCAAG CAAACAGTTTGTGGGTTTGACCTGCTCAGAGCCAACGGACACTCCTTCGTCTGTGACGTCAACGGCTTCAGTTTTGTCAAAAACTCCATGAAATATTACGATGACTGTGCCAAAGTCCTGGG GAACATGGTGATGAGAGAGTTAGCCCCACAGTTTCACATCCCCTGGTCCATCCCGATGGAAGCTGAAGATATCCCCATTGTCCCGACAACCTCAGGAACCAT GATGGAGCTGCGCTGTGTTATCGCCATCATCCGCCATGGAGACCGCACACCAAAGCAAAAGATGAAGATGGAAGTCCGACATCCTCT ATTCTTTGACTTGTTTGAGAAGTATGGAGGCTACAAATCAGGAAAACTAAAGCTGAAGAAGCCAAAACAGTTACAG GAAGTGCTGGATATCGCCCGCCTGCTGCTGGTCGAACTCGGCCAGCACAACGACTGTGAGATCGAGGAGAAGAAGTCTAAACTGGAGCAACTCAAGACTGTCCTGGAGAT GTACGGCCATTTCTCAGGTATCAACAGGAAAGTCCAGCTGACCTACCTGCGTCACGGCCAACCTAAAGCCTCCAGTGAAGAAGaag ACTCTAAGAAGGACAGCCCATCTCTGCTGCTGGTCCTGAAGTGGGGCGGAGAGCTAACACCTGCAGGCCGGGTTCAGGCTGAGGAGCTGGGCAGGGCCTTTCGCTGCATGTACCCTGGAGGTCAAG GTGACTACGCTGGCTTTCCTGGTTGTGGCCTCCTGCGCCTGCACAGCACTTACCGTCATGACCTAAAGATCTACGCCTCAGACGAAGGCAGGGTGCAGATGACAGCCGCTGCTTTTGCCAAG GGACTGCTGGCTCTCGAAGGGGAACTGACTCCAATCCTGGTCCAGATGGTGAAGAGTGCAAACATGAATGGACTGCTGGACAGTgacagtgactctctgaccgaCTGCCAACAGAAGGTGAAGGCCAGACTGCATGATATCATGCAGAAGGACCAGGAGTTTACACAGGAGGACTATCAGAAG TTGGCCCCCACTGGCAGCCCATCGCTGGTGAACTCCATGAACATCCTACAGAACCCCGTCAAGACCTGTGACAAAGTGTACGCACTCATTCAAAACCTCAACGCACAAATCCGAAAGAGACTGGAGGACCCCAAGTCTTCAG ATCTGCAGCTCTACCACAGTGAGACGTTGGAACTAATGTTGCAGCGCTGGTCCAAACTGGAAAGAGATTTCCGTAATAAGAATGGCCGCTACGACATCAGCAAGATCCCAGATATCTATGATTGTATCAAATATGACACACAGCACAATGCCTCGCTTGGTCTGGAGGAAACgctggagctgttcagactgtCACGAGCCCTGGCTGACATCATCATACCACAG GAGTATGGCATCAGCAGAGCGGAAAAACTGGACATCGCTCAGGCGTACTGTGTTCCTCTGATGAAGAAAATCCAGCTGGACCTGCAGAGGACTCATGAGGATGAAGCCGTTAACAAGCTGCATCCCCT ATATTCTCGAGGTGTGATGTCTCCCGGTCGTCATGTCCGCACACGTCTCTACTTCACCAGCGAGAGCCACGTTCACTCCCTGCTCAGTGTTTTCCGCTACGGAGGACTGCTGGAT GAGGAGAAGGACCAGCAGTGGAAACAGGCCATGGACTACCTGAGTGCTGTGTCTGAACTCAATTACATGACGCAGATTGTCATCATGCTGTATGAAGACAACAATAAG GATCCTTCTTCAGAGGAGCGTTTTCATGTGGAGCTCCACTTCAGTCCGGGAGTCAAAGGATGTGAAGATGAGGAAAATGTACCTCTCGGCTTCGGCTTCCGCCCAGCCTcctcagag AATCAAGACAAAAAGCCCAATCAGGGCAGTCTGGAGGACCTCTCCCAGGACCAAACAGACCAGGCACTTAATATCTCTGAGCCCATCAACATCCAACGGAGGTCACCCATGATCCGCAACCGCAAGACCGGCTCCATGGAG GTCCTCTCTGAGACCTCTCCCACCCAGTCATCCAAAGGCTCCACATCCCACCGACTCTTCCCCTCGTGTTCGCGCCAGTCTCCTGAGATCAAACCAGCCAGTGGTCTAGGTGGGCACCTcttctctg CTTTTCCTTACACAGGCTCGCTCTGCTCTGGCCTCTTCAGTGCCTCCGCCCTCGGGGTGTCCTGTAGCGCCCCCAACCTGCGAGACTACGTCCGCACGCACCACCACCATCGAAAACCACCCCTGTCCCCCGGCAGTGTGCCGATTGGCATGTTTG AGCTGTTCTCTATGCCGGCAGTAAAGAGATTTTCTGTGTCGTTTGCCAGGCATCCGACTAATG GTTTTGAAGGCTGCTCCATGGTGCCCTCTATCTACCCGCTGGAGACGCTGCACAACTCGCTCTCGCTGAAGCAGGTGGACGAGTTCCTCAACACCATGTgtgagagcagcagtgaggcCCACGCCAAGACCATGAAAG CACTGTCCGGCCTGTTCGACTCTCAGAGCCAGACGTCTCTCTACAGCCCACAGCagcctctgtcctcctctggaTCTGAGACGTCTCTTCGCCCGCCGAGCCAGCCCCTATGGC aCGGCAGCATCCCCTCCAGTGCTGTATCCAGTGCGGGCCCCTCGTCTCCGATCACAGAGAGCTCTGGACTGAACTTCAGCTTCA ACACTGGAGGAGATGCTGATACTGGAGAGAGAAGCCAGCATTCAGACATTTaa